Proteins encoded within one genomic window of Methanothrix harundinacea 6Ac:
- the fdhF gene encoding formate dehydrogenase subunit alpha, translated as MSEITLTIDGREVTVLSGATILDAARKAGSYLPALCHHPDLKPIGSCKLCIVAVEGLDHYPTSCNTLAEEGMVVKTRTEELQEMRRHTLEMLLALTNHPTSCLFCDRKNECTELRECMRKFPVTVGCKFCPQDGSCELQEAVEFVGLEKVRYQLHFRNMPVLREPFFDRNYNLCIMCSRCVRVCSEIRGEGVLKSNPDFHRMHWIGPPSLLDSDCKFCGACVDVCPTGALSVRSDKWARPEKTISTVCPYCGVGCRMKLGVEDERIVSIAPDREGPVNRGQLCVKGRFGLDEIVHHPDRITTPLIRRNGRFEEATLEEALDLVARRFSEIRDEYGPDSLGALSSSRCTNEENYLVQKLARAVFGTNNVDNCARVCHAPSVTGLAACFGSGAATNSFDQIEDADVLFVIGSNTTEAHPIVGLKVIKAANKGTKIIVADPRKIELVDRAKVWLNLRPGTNIALLNGMMNVILREGLEDGEFIASRTEGFEEFRKVVDGYTPERAAEITGVPAADIVEAARLYASAEKAMIIYSLGMTEHVTGTANVISLGNLAMLTGNVGRRSTGVMPLRGQNNVQGACDMGALPNNHVGYQPVTDARVRSKFEEAWGVRLPADPGLTSTEMLERLAEGRGIRGLYILGEDPAQTDPDTNRVRSSLEALEFLVVQEIFPTETTKYADVILPAASFAECDGTFTNGERRIQRVNRAIPPLGGLANWETICLIAQKMGYPMSYADPSEIMDEISSLAPIFAGVSFSRLGGLGLQWPCPSIDHPGTETMHLGCFSRGLGKFNPVEHRPPAEETDPDYPLILTTGRRREHYNCGSMTRRSKGIMWVWPEETIEISPADAEDLGIEDGETVLVRSRRGEVRVKARVTEKSSRGVAFLSFHYANVLTNLLTNAALDPVAKTPEYKACAIRVEKVPS; from the coding sequence ATGTCTGAGATAACCCTTACCATCGACGGCCGAGAGGTGACGGTCCTTTCAGGGGCTACCATCCTCGATGCGGCCCGGAAAGCCGGCTCTTATCTGCCGGCGCTGTGCCATCATCCCGACTTGAAGCCCATAGGATCCTGCAAGCTCTGCATCGTGGCAGTAGAGGGCCTGGATCACTACCCCACATCCTGCAACACCCTCGCCGAAGAGGGGATGGTGGTAAAGACCCGGACAGAGGAGCTGCAGGAGATGAGAAGGCACACCCTGGAGATGCTCCTGGCCCTCACCAACCACCCCACCTCCTGCCTCTTCTGCGACCGAAAGAACGAATGCACCGAACTGCGGGAGTGCATGAGGAAGTTTCCGGTGACTGTGGGCTGCAAGTTCTGCCCCCAGGATGGCTCCTGCGAGCTGCAGGAGGCGGTGGAGTTCGTGGGCCTGGAGAAGGTCAGATATCAGCTCCACTTCAGGAATATGCCGGTGTTGAGAGAGCCCTTCTTCGATCGGAACTACAACCTCTGCATCATGTGCAGCCGCTGCGTCCGAGTATGCTCGGAGATCCGGGGGGAGGGGGTCCTCAAGAGCAACCCCGACTTTCACCGCATGCACTGGATAGGGCCCCCATCTCTTTTGGACTCCGATTGCAAGTTCTGCGGCGCTTGTGTCGACGTCTGCCCCACCGGCGCCCTATCCGTCCGGTCCGATAAATGGGCGCGGCCGGAGAAAACGATCTCCACCGTCTGCCCCTACTGCGGCGTCGGCTGCCGGATGAAGCTCGGGGTCGAAGACGAGAGGATAGTCTCCATAGCTCCTGATCGCGAGGGACCGGTGAATCGGGGGCAGTTGTGTGTAAAAGGCCGCTTCGGCCTCGACGAGATCGTCCATCATCCCGACCGCATCACCACCCCCCTGATAAGACGAAATGGGCGATTCGAGGAGGCGACCCTCGAGGAGGCCCTCGACCTCGTCGCGAGAAGGTTCTCCGAGATCAGAGATGAATACGGACCCGACTCCCTGGGAGCCCTCTCCTCATCCCGGTGCACCAATGAGGAGAACTACCTCGTCCAGAAGCTCGCCCGGGCGGTCTTCGGCACCAACAACGTCGACAACTGCGCCCGGGTCTGCCACGCCCCTTCAGTAACCGGCCTTGCCGCCTGCTTCGGCAGCGGTGCCGCCACCAACTCCTTCGACCAGATCGAAGACGCCGACGTCCTCTTCGTCATCGGCTCCAACACCACCGAGGCCCATCCCATTGTGGGGCTGAAGGTTATCAAGGCGGCCAACAAGGGGACAAAGATCATCGTCGCCGACCCCCGCAAAATCGAGCTCGTCGATAGGGCGAAGGTCTGGCTCAACCTGCGGCCTGGAACCAACATCGCCCTCCTCAACGGGATGATGAACGTCATCCTCCGGGAGGGGCTGGAGGATGGGGAGTTCATCGCCAGCCGGACCGAGGGGTTCGAGGAGTTCCGGAAGGTGGTCGATGGATATACCCCCGAGAGGGCCGCCGAGATAACCGGGGTTCCAGCAGCCGATATCGTCGAGGCCGCCCGCCTCTACGCCAGCGCCGAGAAGGCGATGATCATCTACAGCCTGGGGATGACAGAGCACGTCACTGGAACCGCCAACGTCATCTCCCTGGGAAACCTCGCCATGCTGACGGGGAACGTCGGCCGCAGGTCGACGGGGGTGATGCCGCTGCGGGGTCAGAACAACGTCCAGGGGGCCTGCGACATGGGCGCCCTCCCCAACAACCACGTCGGCTATCAGCCGGTGACGGACGCGAGGGTTCGGTCCAAGTTCGAGGAGGCCTGGGGGGTCCGGCTCCCGGCAGATCCCGGCCTCACCTCTACAGAGATGCTGGAGCGGCTGGCGGAGGGGAGGGGAATCCGGGGGCTCTACATCCTGGGGGAGGACCCCGCCCAGACCGACCCCGATACCAACCGCGTCCGCTCCTCCCTGGAGGCCCTGGAGTTCCTCGTCGTCCAGGAGATATTTCCCACCGAGACGACCAAGTACGCTGACGTCATCCTTCCGGCCGCAAGCTTCGCCGAGTGCGACGGTACCTTCACCAATGGGGAGCGGAGGATCCAGCGGGTGAACCGGGCGATCCCCCCTCTCGGTGGCCTTGCTAACTGGGAGACGATCTGCCTCATCGCCCAGAAGATGGGCTATCCCATGAGCTATGCCGACCCCTCCGAGATCATGGATGAGATATCGTCTCTGGCGCCGATCTTCGCCGGAGTGAGCTTCTCGCGGCTGGGTGGCCTCGGCCTCCAGTGGCCCTGCCCATCGATAGACCACCCGGGGACGGAGACGATGCACCTCGGCTGCTTCAGCCGGGGGCTCGGAAAGTTCAACCCCGTCGAGCACAGGCCCCCCGCCGAGGAGACCGATCCCGACTACCCGTTGATCCTCACCACCGGCCGAAGAAGGGAGCACTACAACTGCGGCTCCATGACCCGCCGCTCAAAAGGGATAATGTGGGTCTGGCCGGAGGAGACGATCGAGATCAGCCCCGCCGACGCCGAGGATCTGGGAATCGAGGACGGCGAGACGGTCCTCGTCAGGTCCAGGCGGGGCGAGGTGAGGGTGAAGGCGAGGGTCACCGAGAAGTCGTCCCGCGGCGTCGCCTTCTTGTCCTTCCACTACGCCAACGTTCTTACGAACCTCCTCACCAACGCCGCCCTGGACCCTGTAGCGAAGACGCCGGAGTACAAGGCCTGCGCCATCCGCGTAGAGAAGGTCCCTTCGTGA
- a CDS encoding Rossmann-like domain-containing protein yields the protein MTDLLEVARLRFISELDRWCDQRDVPRDELDDQVVATRPLSSAEAIGNPEMDDFPLLRGKEVLMQANYRGSCGQAFTSARGVFAGTLEGVLELSLDNTFERAVLVSTINAVMRYCGLVEGTVHCRDAGPRECAESLAQLLRGERPCGVGLVGLQPAILSSLVEVFGPERVMVSDLASAGETRSGVKILDGALPEPLFERCPLVLITGTTLVNGTIDALLELAFRLENRVVFYGTTVAGAARLLGLERWCVCSE from the coding sequence ATGACGGATCTATTAGAGGTCGCAAGATTGCGGTTCATCTCCGAGCTGGACCGCTGGTGCGACCAGAGGGACGTTCCGAGAGATGAGCTGGATGACCAGGTGGTAGCGACCCGGCCCCTCAGCAGCGCTGAAGCGATCGGAAACCCCGAGATGGACGACTTCCCCCTCCTGAGGGGAAAGGAGGTTCTGATGCAGGCGAATTATCGGGGATCCTGCGGCCAGGCCTTCACCTCCGCCCGGGGCGTCTTCGCCGGAACCCTGGAGGGGGTGCTGGAGCTCTCCCTGGATAACACCTTCGAGCGGGCGGTCCTCGTATCGACGATCAACGCCGTCATGAGATATTGCGGCCTCGTGGAGGGGACGGTCCACTGCAGGGATGCCGGCCCCCGGGAATGTGCCGAAAGCCTGGCCCAGCTCTTGAGGGGAGAGAGGCCTTGCGGGGTGGGGCTGGTGGGGCTCCAGCCCGCCATCCTCTCGTCTCTCGTCGAGGTCTTCGGCCCCGAGAGGGTGATGGTCTCAGACCTCGCCAGTGCCGGTGAGACCCGTTCGGGGGTCAAAATCCTGGACGGAGCCCTGCCTGAGCCCCTCTTTGAGAGGTGCCCCCTGGTTCTGATCACAGGCACCACCCTCGTAAACGGCACCATAGACGCCCTTCTGGAGCTGGCTTTTCGGTTGGAAAACCGGGTCGTCTTCTACGGGACGACCGTAGCAGGGGCCGCCCGCCTCCTGGGCCTGGAGAGGTGGTGCGTCTGTTCAGAGTGA
- a CDS encoding formate dehydrogenase accessory sulfurtransferase FdhD, translating into MKESWHVERVEEAEEFWRGERLDRGGAFQTVRCTEISGSERRSLEVDVAIEERVALILDGMMVAELFCLPSQLEELAVGHLLCEGHLRGIEDLVSARVAGKEIFCEGRGGGMKVEARPTASDLRIRPEVVFKALDMINDAALVWRRTGGTHSALVLGEEGALSSFCEDVSRSSAVDKAVGSALMAGADPSRSVLITTGRLSSAIVSKAGMAGIPVLVSRAGPLNAGIELAERLGMTLAAFARRPNLYVYAGKERIL; encoded by the coding sequence ATGAAGGAGAGCTGGCACGTCGAGAGGGTTGAGGAGGCGGAAGAGTTCTGGAGGGGCGAGCGGCTCGATCGGGGCGGAGCCTTTCAGACGGTGAGGTGCACTGAGATATCGGGGTCCGAGAGGCGGAGCCTGGAGGTGGACGTCGCCATCGAGGAGAGGGTTGCCCTGATCCTGGATGGCATGATGGTGGCGGAGCTCTTCTGCCTCCCTTCCCAGCTTGAAGAGCTGGCCGTCGGCCATCTCCTCTGCGAAGGCCACCTCCGTGGGATCGAAGATCTCGTCTCGGCGAGGGTGGCTGGCAAAGAGATATTCTGTGAGGGCAGAGGCGGCGGGATGAAGGTGGAGGCTCGTCCGACGGCCTCAGACCTGAGGATCCGTCCCGAGGTGGTCTTTAAAGCCCTTGACATGATCAACGACGCCGCTCTCGTCTGGAGGAGGACCGGGGGCACCCACTCAGCTCTGGTCCTCGGAGAGGAGGGCGCCTTAAGCTCATTCTGCGAGGACGTCAGCAGATCCTCGGCGGTGGACAAGGCCGTCGGGTCTGCCCTCATGGCGGGAGCCGATCCGTCGAGGTCTGTTCTTATAACTACGGGAAGGCTCTCATCGGCGATCGTCTCCAAGGCGGGGATGGCCGGGATCCCCGTCCTGGTCAGCAGGGCAGGCCCCTTGAATGCCGGAATTGAGCTTGCCGAGAGGTTGGGGATGACCCTGGCCGCCTTCGCCCGGAGGCCAAATCTCTATGTCTACGCCGGCAAGGAGCGGATATTATGA
- the fdhF gene encoding formate dehydrogenase subunit alpha codes for MPSLCPYCAVGCGYYLVVERGKAMGVEYMKGHPACEGALCPKGNAVLEILNNGDRLEYPLKRDGDEFVRISWEEALDLAARGLAGSAQDHGPESLGFLASSRCNNEENYLMQKLARLLGSPNVDNCARLCHSPTVVGLGAVLGTGAMTNNLGDLKNSSCIFAIGTNFAEAHPVVSRWVEKAKESGAKVIVADPRITSTSWMADLHLRINPGSDIDLLRGMMKVIVDEELADERFIEERTEGFEILAASLRGYSLAKASEMTGVPAEEIAQAARIYARSPASSLLYSMGITQHICGTDNVKTCATLALVAGQMGRPGAGVWPMRGQNNVQGNCDMGGMAEFYPGYRRASDPKSIDFFKAAWEAEDLPLGPGLTATEMTEAALEGKIKAMYIIGEDPVTCDANINKTKAALDNLDFLVVQEIFMTATARMADLVLPAAAWAEKDGSYTSMERRVQWIDQAVPPVGEAKEGLWVINEIGKRMGLDLKGESADQVLKEINRNVPQYGGMTRERISKVGGLLWPCPDEGHPGTEILHQERFSTPSSRANIASADNRPPAEETSPEYPILLSTGRIVVHYNSGSMTRRSPSLLDRDPELYVEINPEDAARLLICEGDMVKVETVRGEAEARARVTKRVKPGMVFMPFHWQATNIITSDALDPIAKIPEYKMAACRISVKP; via the coding sequence GTGCCATCTCTTTGCCCTTACTGTGCAGTAGGTTGCGGCTATTACCTCGTTGTAGAGAGGGGCAAGGCCATGGGCGTTGAGTATATGAAAGGCCACCCCGCCTGTGAGGGAGCCCTCTGCCCCAAAGGCAACGCCGTCCTGGAGATCTTGAATAACGGGGACAGGCTCGAATATCCCCTGAAGAGGGATGGCGACGAATTTGTGAGGATCTCCTGGGAGGAGGCCCTGGATCTGGCAGCAAGGGGCCTGGCCGGCAGCGCACAGGACCACGGCCCGGAATCCCTGGGCTTTTTGGCCTCATCCCGCTGCAACAACGAAGAGAACTACCTGATGCAGAAACTAGCCCGCCTCCTCGGCTCGCCCAACGTAGACAACTGCGCCCGCCTCTGCCATTCGCCTACCGTCGTCGGCCTCGGCGCGGTTCTGGGGACGGGAGCCATGACCAACAACCTCGGAGACCTCAAAAACTCAAGCTGCATCTTTGCCATAGGCACAAACTTCGCCGAGGCTCATCCCGTCGTCTCGCGCTGGGTAGAGAAGGCGAAGGAGAGCGGAGCTAAGGTTATCGTCGCCGATCCTCGGATCACCTCCACCTCCTGGATGGCGGACCTCCACCTGCGGATCAACCCTGGAAGCGACATCGACCTCTTGAGGGGGATGATGAAGGTGATCGTGGATGAGGAGCTCGCCGATGAGAGGTTCATCGAAGAGAGGACTGAGGGCTTTGAGATCCTCGCTGCCAGCCTCAGAGGCTATTCCCTGGCGAAGGCCTCCGAGATGACGGGGGTTCCCGCTGAAGAGATCGCCCAGGCCGCCCGGATCTATGCCCGGTCCCCCGCTTCCTCTCTCCTCTACTCCATGGGCATAACCCAGCACATCTGTGGCACCGACAACGTGAAGACCTGCGCCACCCTCGCCCTGGTCGCCGGCCAGATGGGAAGGCCGGGGGCTGGCGTCTGGCCGATGCGCGGACAGAACAACGTCCAGGGAAATTGCGATATGGGCGGCATGGCCGAGTTTTATCCAGGCTACAGGAGAGCATCAGACCCCAAATCGATCGACTTTTTCAAGGCTGCCTGGGAGGCAGAGGACCTGCCCCTGGGGCCGGGGCTTACAGCTACAGAGATGACGGAGGCGGCGCTGGAGGGGAAGATTAAGGCGATGTACATCATAGGAGAAGATCCCGTCACCTGCGATGCCAACATCAACAAGACGAAGGCCGCCCTCGATAACCTCGACTTTCTCGTCGTCCAGGAGATCTTCATGACCGCCACCGCCAGGATGGCCGATCTCGTCCTGCCGGCGGCCGCCTGGGCGGAGAAGGACGGAAGCTATACCTCCATGGAGCGGCGGGTCCAGTGGATCGACCAGGCCGTCCCCCCCGTCGGCGAGGCGAAGGAGGGGCTCTGGGTCATAAATGAGATCGGGAAGAGGATGGGTCTGGACCTGAAGGGGGAGAGCGCCGATCAGGTCCTCAAAGAGATCAACAGGAACGTCCCACAATACGGGGGGATGACCCGGGAGCGGATCTCGAAGGTGGGTGGCCTCCTCTGGCCCTGCCCCGACGAGGGCCATCCCGGGACTGAGATCCTCCATCAGGAGAGGTTCTCCACCCCCAGCAGCAGGGCGAATATCGCCTCCGCGGATAACAGGCCCCCCGCCGAGGAGACGAGCCCTGAGTATCCGATCCTCCTCTCCACTGGAAGGATCGTGGTCCACTACAACAGCGGCTCCATGACGAGGCGGAGCCCCTCCCTCCTGGATAGAGACCCTGAGCTCTACGTCGAGATCAATCCAGAGGATGCAGCGAGGCTCTTGATCTGCGAAGGTGATATGGTCAAGGTGGAGACGGTCCGGGGTGAGGCCGAGGCCCGGGCCCGGGTGACGAAAAGAGTGAAGCCGGGGATGGTCTTCATGCCCTTCCACTGGCAGGCGACCAACATCATCACCTCCGACGCCCTCGACCCCATAGCCAAGATTCCGGAGTATAAGATGGCCGCCTGCAGAATATCGGTGAAGCCTTGA
- a CDS encoding formylmethanofuran dehydrogenase subunit B, producing MVYKNVICPVCGASCDDIQVELDGDRLTVKNACKMGNAKFQELVSAHRIREPMMTVDGEQRAVPWAEAIERAAEILIESKRPLIFMGSETSCEAMEVGLHLGEFLGAAVDSNSTVCHGPTAMGIQEAGRVGATAGNSKIRGDLAVYWGSNPLESMPRHMSRYAIYPRGHWTRRGRFDRTVITVDPRRSPTAENSDLHVQLKPNSDYELLSALLTLLHGKRPHPTVEETTGVPISLMEEMVDMMKGCNFGTIYVGLGIASSYGKHRNAELAFNLVKELNGHTKFVIGALRGHCNVAGFNQMASYLYGYPFALDFARGYPRYNPGEYSAVDLLREKDADAALVVCADLVSHFPAVCAERLAEIPVACIDIAPCPTTMISEVVLPGVIDAMECDGTFYRLDDVPVYFTPFTTSPFSFTGSNEDTLRQIFDRVKEGRRPSSLP from the coding sequence GTGGTCTATAAGAACGTTATATGTCCGGTCTGCGGCGCCTCCTGCGACGACATCCAGGTGGAGCTGGATGGGGATCGCCTGACGGTCAAGAACGCCTGCAAGATGGGAAACGCCAAGTTCCAGGAGCTGGTGAGCGCCCACAGGATTCGAGAGCCTATGATGACCGTGGACGGCGAGCAGAGGGCCGTCCCCTGGGCTGAGGCGATCGAGAGGGCGGCCGAGATCCTGATCGAATCGAAACGACCCCTAATCTTCATGGGGAGCGAGACCAGCTGCGAGGCGATGGAGGTCGGCCTCCACCTGGGCGAATTTCTCGGCGCCGCCGTCGACTCCAACTCCACAGTATGCCACGGCCCGACGGCCATGGGGATCCAGGAAGCGGGAAGGGTCGGGGCGACGGCGGGAAACAGCAAGATCAGAGGCGACCTCGCCGTATACTGGGGTTCCAACCCCCTGGAGTCGATGCCCCGGCACATGTCCAGGTATGCGATATACCCGAGGGGGCACTGGACCCGCCGGGGGAGGTTTGATCGGACGGTGATCACCGTCGACCCCCGGAGGTCGCCTACGGCCGAGAACTCCGACCTTCACGTCCAGCTGAAGCCCAACTCCGATTACGAGCTCCTCTCGGCCCTCCTCACCCTTCTCCACGGCAAAAGGCCTCACCCAACCGTCGAGGAGACGACCGGCGTTCCCATATCCTTAATGGAGGAGATGGTGGACATGATGAAGGGGTGCAACTTCGGCACGATCTACGTCGGCCTGGGAATCGCCTCATCCTACGGAAAGCACCGGAACGCCGAGCTCGCCTTCAACCTGGTCAAGGAGCTGAACGGGCACACCAAGTTCGTCATCGGTGCCCTGAGGGGCCACTGCAACGTCGCCGGGTTCAATCAGATGGCATCTTACCTCTACGGCTACCCCTTCGCCCTGGACTTCGCCCGGGGCTACCCTCGATACAACCCTGGCGAGTACTCCGCCGTGGACCTTTTGAGAGAAAAGGACGCAGATGCGGCCCTCGTCGTCTGCGCTGACCTCGTCTCCCACTTTCCGGCGGTTTGCGCGGAGCGTCTAGCCGAGATCCCGGTGGCCTGTATCGATATCGCTCCCTGTCCCACCACCATGATCTCCGAGGTCGTTCTGCCTGGAGTGATCGACGCCATGGAGTGCGACGGGACCTTCTACCGCCTCGACGACGTCCCGGTGTACTTCACCCCCTTCACCACCTCCCCCTTCTCCTTCACCGGGAGCAACGAAGACACCCTGAGGCAGATATTCGATCGTGTAAAAGAGGGCAGAAGGCCTTCATCCCTGCCCTAA
- a CDS encoding molybdopterin dinucleotide binding domain-containing protein, which yields MSLVVLLNSGSTINEGRLAKGGDKFTEAYKMECAVCSINPADFEVLGRPNRVRVAEVDGSRSVAVHAREDGSIPPGQVFMPRAIWANVVVDPETFSTGSPLYKGAQVLIEPTEDEVLSAKEITKMIMRRG from the coding sequence ATGAGCCTGGTCGTCCTGCTGAACAGCGGGAGCACCATAAACGAGGGGAGGCTCGCCAAGGGCGGAGACAAGTTCACCGAGGCCTACAAGATGGAATGCGCCGTATGCTCCATTAATCCCGCAGACTTCGAGGTCCTGGGGCGGCCCAATAGGGTCAGGGTCGCGGAGGTGGATGGAAGCCGGAGCGTGGCAGTCCATGCCAGAGAGGACGGGTCTATCCCGCCGGGGCAGGTCTTCATGCCGCGAGCGATCTGGGCGAACGTCGTAGTCGATCCCGAGACCTTCTCGACGGGCTCGCCCCTCTACAAGGGGGCACAGGTGTTGATCGAGCCCACCGAGGATGAGGTGTTGAGCGCTAAGGAGATCACAAAGATGATTATGAGGAGGGGGTGA
- a CDS encoding formylmethanofuran dehydrogenase subunit C, translating into MVMVLTRKVRLSPKGEIEIMIEAESISPDIFAGRSEREIGRLAVWQGPRGAHISEFFDIDVTDEKTVDGVSAVDILIDGDASRVKRIGQRMTSGRIEIRGSAGMHLGSEMAGGEIRVRGNAGPWAGMNMTGGLLEVGGDVGDHAGSAYRGSWRGMTGGKILICGNARSQLGGGMAGGEIVVGGSVENFCGIRQNGGLIVVGKDAVRGVGAEMVGGSIVVLGRIQQFTPGFVAAGSEVDPTIGGRRVEGIFAKFTGDYAISKSPKGVLYAREAMI; encoded by the coding sequence ATGGTGATGGTTCTGACCAGGAAAGTGAGGCTCTCCCCAAAGGGCGAGATCGAGATAATGATCGAGGCGGAGTCGATCTCACCGGACATCTTCGCCGGAAGGTCTGAGAGAGAGATCGGCAGACTTGCGGTCTGGCAGGGGCCGAGAGGGGCACATATTTCGGAATTCTTTGATATTGATGTGACGGATGAGAAGACGGTAGATGGGGTATCGGCGGTCGATATCCTGATCGACGGCGACGCGTCACGGGTCAAGAGGATCGGCCAGAGGATGACCTCCGGCAGGATCGAGATCCGCGGCTCGGCTGGGATGCACCTCGGGTCTGAGATGGCCGGAGGCGAGATCCGAGTGAGGGGGAACGCCGGCCCCTGGGCGGGGATGAACATGACCGGAGGCCTCCTGGAGGTCGGAGGAGACGTCGGAGATCACGCGGGCTCTGCCTACCGGGGCAGCTGGCGCGGCATGACCGGCGGGAAGATCCTCATCTGCGGGAATGCGAGAAGCCAGCTCGGTGGGGGGATGGCCGGAGGCGAGATCGTCGTCGGAGGCAGCGTTGAGAACTTCTGCGGCATCCGGCAGAATGGCGGCCTGATCGTGGTGGGAAAAGACGCTGTCAGGGGAGTCGGGGCCGAGATGGTCGGGGGATCGATCGTCGTCCTAGGCAGGATCCAACAGTTCACCCCCGGCTTTGTTGCCGCGGGCTCCGAGGTCGACCCGACGATCGGAGGCCGGAGGGTCGAGGGGATTTTCGCAAAGTTCACCGGAGATTACGCCATAAGCAAGAGCCCGAAGGGGGTCCTCTACGCCAGGGAGGCGATGATATGA
- a CDS encoding formylmethanofuran dehydrogenase subunit A, with protein sequence MPTMFIKNGHVFDPLNGIDGEVMDVFIKDGKVVNDLSGADLAWAETIDARGKTVMPGGVDSHAHVAGAKVNAGRLMRPEDHIGSVRHRTEIAHSGSGYTVPSVYKQGYEYSAMGYTTVFEAAMPPLEARHTHEEMRSTPMLDMGAYLVLGNNWFLMRYLHQGEIEKAAAYVAWMMKTHKAYGIKCVNPAGVENWGWGKNVHSLDEPNIHFEVTAREVIHGLAEVNERLGMPISLHLHANNLGHPGNAEITKDSLAIPSDFAPVQKMGVEWAETKMDPHRAQSVYLAHAQFNAFGGTSWRDFESGAEGLARYVNKADHVVIDNGAVPFGPATCMTGDGPSIHDLYVLAGIGGQKWSNTDVELECGSGVLPFTYLKGNPISAIQWAIGLEMLLMVDDPWKTIMTTDHPNGGVFTKYPQVIAWLMSRRARDATAAECHKWGYDRSSLGGVEREMTLFEIAILTRANAARTIGMAYRKGHLGAGADGDVAVYDIDPENFNPADSDEVIRAFSRADLTIKDGKVVVRDGEIVNIPDGRRFYCKPEVDESLTKDMMADVREWFKYYTIGFANYPVPDKYLRNPEAIVVNGAEGGW encoded by the coding sequence ATGCCGACGATGTTTATCAAGAACGGTCACGTCTTCGACCCCCTCAACGGGATCGACGGCGAGGTGATGGACGTCTTCATAAAGGACGGAAAAGTAGTAAATGACCTATCCGGAGCCGATCTCGCGTGGGCGGAGACTATCGACGCCAGGGGAAAGACGGTGATGCCGGGGGGCGTCGACTCCCACGCCCACGTCGCCGGAGCGAAGGTGAACGCCGGAAGGCTGATGCGCCCCGAAGACCACATCGGCTCCGTGAGGCATAGGACCGAGATCGCCCACTCGGGCTCCGGCTACACCGTTCCCAGCGTCTACAAGCAGGGGTACGAATACTCGGCGATGGGCTACACCACCGTCTTTGAGGCGGCGATGCCTCCCCTGGAGGCCCGGCACACCCACGAGGAGATGAGGTCAACCCCCATGCTCGACATGGGAGCCTACCTCGTCCTTGGAAACAACTGGTTTTTGATGCGCTACCTCCACCAGGGAGAGATCGAAAAGGCCGCCGCCTACGTCGCCTGGATGATGAAGACCCACAAGGCCTACGGGATCAAGTGCGTCAACCCCGCTGGGGTCGAGAACTGGGGCTGGGGCAAAAATGTCCACTCCCTCGACGAGCCGAACATCCACTTCGAGGTGACGGCAAGAGAGGTGATCCACGGCCTCGCCGAGGTGAACGAGAGGCTGGGGATGCCGATCTCGCTCCACCTGCACGCAAACAACCTCGGCCACCCCGGAAACGCCGAGATCACAAAAGACTCCCTCGCCATCCCCTCGGACTTCGCCCCCGTTCAGAAGATGGGGGTAGAGTGGGCCGAGACGAAAATGGACCCCCATCGAGCCCAGAGCGTCTACCTCGCCCACGCCCAGTTCAACGCCTTCGGCGGCACGAGCTGGAGGGACTTCGAGTCCGGGGCCGAAGGTCTCGCCAGGTACGTCAACAAGGCCGACCACGTGGTGATCGACAACGGGGCAGTCCCCTTTGGGCCAGCCACCTGCATGACCGGCGACGGCCCCTCGATCCACGACCTCTACGTCCTCGCCGGGATCGGGGGGCAGAAGTGGTCGAACACCGACGTGGAGCTGGAGTGTGGCTCGGGGGTACTACCCTTCACCTACCTGAAGGGTAACCCCATCAGCGCCATCCAGTGGGCGATAGGCCTGGAGATGCTCCTCATGGTGGACGACCCCTGGAAGACGATCATGACGACAGACCACCCCAACGGCGGGGTATTCACCAAGTACCCCCAGGTGATAGCCTGGCTGATGTCGAGGCGGGCGAGGGATGCGACCGCCGCCGAGTGCCATAAGTGGGGGTACGATCGGTCCAGCCTCGGCGGGGTCGAGAGGGAGATGACCCTCTTTGAGATCGCCATCTTAACCAGGGCCAACGCTGCCAGGACCATCGGCATGGCGTATCGGAAGGGCCACCTGGGGGCGGGGGCTGACGGGGACGTCGCCGTCTACGACATCGACCCCGAGAATTTCAACCCCGCCGACTCCGATGAAGTGATAAGGGCCTTCAGCCGGGCCGATCTAACCATAAAGGACGGAAAGGTCGTCGTCAGGGACGGGGAGATCGTCAACATCCCCGACGGGAGGAGGTTCTACTGCAAGCCCGAGGTCGACGAGAGTCTTACGAAAGATATGATGGCTGACGTTCGTGAGTGGTTCAAGTACTACACCATCGGCTTTGCGAACTACCCGGTGCCGGACAAGTATCTGAGGAACCCGGAGGCGATCGTCGTCAACGGCGCTGAGGGGGGATGGTGA